In Arsenicicoccus dermatophilus, a genomic segment contains:
- a CDS encoding branched-chain amino acid aminotransferase: protein MTTSSLSFPVERSTSPATEAERRRVLADPGFGKHFTDHMVLATWTRDAGWHDAKVVPYGPFTLDPSTAVFHYGQEIFEGMKAYRHADGSVWTFRPEQNAARFARSAHRLGLPELPEADFLESIRAMVDVDQVWVPEHGGESSLYLRPFMIGTESGLGVRPSMHVTYCVIASPAGAYFAGGIKPVSLWVTPQYTRAAPGGTGAAKCGGNYAASLAAQLEAQSQGCDQVVFLDAVERRYIEELGGMNLFFVRRDGTVMTPQLSGSILEGVTRSSILEVARELGHEVEERRISLDEWREGVGSGEITEVFACGTAAVVTPVGRLAWLDGEVVGSSEPGEVTMTIRNQLLDIQTGRAEDTHGWLHRLV from the coding sequence ATGACAACGTCGTCCCTGTCCTTCCCGGTCGAGCGGTCCACCTCCCCGGCCACGGAGGCCGAGCGCCGGCGGGTGCTCGCCGACCCCGGCTTCGGCAAGCACTTCACCGACCACATGGTCCTGGCCACGTGGACACGCGACGCCGGCTGGCACGACGCCAAGGTCGTGCCCTACGGCCCGTTCACGCTCGACCCCTCCACCGCGGTGTTCCACTACGGCCAGGAGATCTTCGAGGGCATGAAGGCCTACCGGCACGCCGACGGCTCGGTGTGGACCTTCCGCCCGGAGCAGAACGCCGCCCGTTTCGCCCGCTCCGCGCACCGCCTGGGCCTGCCCGAGCTGCCCGAGGCCGACTTCCTGGAGTCCATCCGTGCCATGGTCGACGTCGACCAGGTGTGGGTGCCCGAGCACGGCGGCGAGTCCTCGCTCTACCTGCGGCCGTTCATGATCGGCACGGAGTCCGGGCTGGGCGTCCGTCCCTCCATGCACGTGACCTACTGCGTCATCGCCTCCCCGGCGGGCGCGTACTTCGCCGGTGGGATCAAGCCCGTCTCGCTGTGGGTCACCCCGCAGTACACGCGGGCGGCTCCTGGTGGCACCGGCGCCGCCAAGTGCGGCGGCAACTACGCCGCGTCGCTGGCGGCCCAGCTCGAGGCCCAGTCCCAGGGATGCGACCAGGTCGTCTTCCTCGACGCGGTCGAGCGCCGCTACATCGAGGAGCTCGGCGGGATGAACCTCTTCTTCGTCAGGCGCGACGGCACCGTGATGACCCCGCAGCTCAGCGGCTCGATCCTCGAGGGCGTCACCCGCTCGTCGATCCTCGAGGTCGCCCGCGAGCTCGGCCACGAGGTCGAGGAGCGTCGCATCTCCCTCGACGAGTGGCGTGAGGGCGTCGGCTCCGGCGAGATCACCGAGGTCTTCGCCTGCGGCACCGCCGCCGTCGTCACCCCCGTCGGCCGCCTGGCGTGGCTCGACGGCGAGGTCGTCGGCAGCTCCGAGCCCGGCGAGGTCACCATGACCATCCGCAACCAGCTCCTCGACATCCAGACCGGCCGCGCCGAGGACACGCACGGCTGGCTGCACCGACTCGTCTGA
- a CDS encoding 3-methyladenine DNA glycosylase, translating to MIVLARDEWEPLEAAHRARASAATAAHLERRARGQKHPLEDFLFEYYGFRPGHLARWHVGPGVTLEGPAPHEAWPYYRTEGGRTRLDVQAYAEKRGATVRFVRDLLAGIHGRTPAFGCFGLHEWAMVYRLSPDDVRHRSLPLRLGARGTDEVVEAHEIRCSHFDAYRFFTPDAVDRNTLRPTRETIQVHEQPGCLHGGAMDLYRWAFKLAPGIPGELVLDCFDVAREARVLDMASSPYATASLGVPDIAVETPEGKAEHVRRQRAIAEAAAPVRARLIAACDALIDAAR from the coding sequence GTGATCGTGCTGGCCCGCGACGAGTGGGAGCCGCTCGAGGCCGCCCACCGGGCGCGGGCCTCCGCGGCGACCGCGGCGCACCTGGAGCGACGGGCGCGCGGGCAGAAGCACCCGCTCGAGGACTTCCTGTTCGAGTACTACGGCTTCCGCCCCGGCCACCTCGCCCGCTGGCACGTGGGCCCCGGCGTCACCCTGGAGGGTCCGGCCCCGCACGAGGCCTGGCCCTACTACCGCACCGAGGGGGGCCGCACCCGGCTGGACGTCCAGGCGTATGCCGAGAAGCGCGGCGCCACCGTGCGATTCGTGCGGGACCTCCTCGCCGGCATCCACGGCCGGACGCCGGCCTTCGGGTGCTTCGGGCTGCACGAGTGGGCGATGGTCTATCGCCTCTCCCCCGACGACGTCCGGCACCGCTCGCTCCCTCTGCGACTCGGGGCGCGGGGCACCGACGAGGTGGTCGAGGCGCACGAGATCCGGTGCTCGCACTTCGACGCCTACCGCTTCTTCACCCCCGACGCGGTGGACCGCAACACGTTGCGCCCGACCCGCGAGACGATCCAGGTCCACGAGCAGCCCGGCTGCCTGCACGGCGGGGCGATGGACCTCTATCGCTGGGCCTTCAAGCTCGCTCCCGGCATCCCCGGCGAGCTGGTCCTCGACTGCTTCGACGTGGCCCGCGAGGCGCGGGTCCTGGACATGGCCTCCTCGCCCTACGCCACCGCCTCGCTCGGGGTACCGGACATCGCCGTGGAGACGCCCGAGGGCAAGGCCGAGCACGTGCGCCGCCAGCGGGCGATCGCCGAGGCTGCGGCGCCGGTGCGGGCGCGCCTGATCGCGGCGTGCGACGCCCTGATCGACGCCGCCCGCTGA
- a CDS encoding fumarylacetoacetate hydrolase family protein, whose protein sequence is MRIARFTLGEDPAYGVVERDGDDLVVAQIGGDPIYQQLAFAGPRHPLEEVRLLSPVIPRSKVIGIGKNYADHAAEMGGEAPAEPLMFLVPNTAVSGPGDPVPMLAASSDIHYEGELAVVIGKMVRNVPPELALATVFGYTCANDVTARDLQRSDGQWSRAKGFDGSKPLGPWIETELDPSDLRLTTRLDGEVVQDGRTSDMIHDVARLISYASQAFTLLPGDVILTGTPAGVGQVQEGQRVEVEVEGIGTLSNPFVRSR, encoded by the coding sequence GTGCGTATCGCGAGATTCACCCTTGGAGAAGACCCGGCCTACGGCGTCGTGGAGCGCGACGGGGACGACCTGGTGGTCGCCCAGATCGGCGGCGACCCGATCTACCAGCAGCTCGCCTTCGCTGGACCCCGCCATCCCCTCGAGGAGGTCCGGCTGCTCAGCCCGGTGATCCCGCGCAGCAAGGTCATCGGCATCGGCAAGAACTACGCCGACCACGCCGCCGAGATGGGCGGGGAGGCCCCGGCCGAGCCGCTGATGTTCCTGGTGCCCAACACCGCCGTCTCGGGCCCGGGCGACCCGGTGCCGATGCTGGCTGCCAGCAGCGACATCCACTACGAGGGCGAGCTCGCCGTCGTCATCGGCAAGATGGTGCGCAACGTCCCGCCCGAGCTCGCGCTCGCCACGGTGTTCGGCTACACCTGCGCCAACGACGTGACCGCTCGCGACCTGCAGCGGTCGGACGGGCAGTGGTCCCGGGCCAAGGGATTCGACGGGTCCAAGCCCTTGGGGCCGTGGATCGAGACCGAGCTCGACCCCTCCGACCTGCGGCTCACCACCCGGCTGGACGGCGAGGTCGTCCAGGACGGTCGCACCAGCGACATGATCCACGACGTCGCACGCCTGATCTCCTATGCCTCCCAGGCGTTCACGCTGCTGCCGGGGGACGTGATCCTCACCGGCACCCCCGCCGGGGTGGGCCAGGTCCAGGAGGGCCAGCGCGTGGAGGTCGAGGTCGAGGGCATCGGCACGCTGAGCAATCCCTTCGTCCGCTCCCGCTGA
- a CDS encoding DUF1992 domain-containing protein, which translates to MADEQTAGDQGSRRGWRPPPTYVESIAEKRIREAQERGEFDNLKGAGKPLPSLDRPYREDWWINGLVEREQLDLTGAMNPTMALRREAHDIHDTVRDVTREEAVREIAEDLNHRVRQDRLRPASGPQMPPVAPTVDVDEVLAVWREHRRLAVRAAEESAERERARSARLAQERRENVWWRRLGRRRS; encoded by the coding sequence ATGGCTGACGAGCAGACCGCTGGAGACCAGGGATCCCGCCGCGGGTGGCGCCCGCCGCCGACCTATGTCGAGTCCATCGCCGAGAAGCGCATCCGCGAGGCCCAGGAGCGCGGCGAGTTCGACAACCTCAAGGGTGCCGGCAAGCCGTTGCCGAGCCTGGACCGCCCTTACCGCGAGGACTGGTGGATCAACGGTCTCGTCGAGCGCGAGCAGCTGGACCTGACCGGGGCGATGAACCCGACGATGGCGCTGCGACGCGAGGCCCACGACATCCACGACACGGTGCGCGACGTGACCCGGGAGGAGGCGGTCCGCGAGATCGCCGAGGATCTCAACCATCGCGTCCGTCAGGACCGGCTGCGTCCGGCGAGCGGTCCGCAGATGCCACCCGTCGCACCGACGGTCGACGTCGACGAGGTCCTGGCCGTATGGCGCGAGCACCGGCGCCTGGCGGTGCGGGCGGCCGAGGAGTCGGCCGAGCGGGAGCGTGCCCGGTCCGCCAGGCTGGCCCAGGAGCGGAGGGAGAACGTCTGGTGGCGGAGGCTCGGCCGCCGGAGGTCCTGA
- a CDS encoding MinD/ParA family ATP-binding protein: MPSSSTRRYSAPTPVRAVPSPEGPPQPIPTDLVQQSPVDADEDEPMTVSIRDIFAGGAPEGIDEDRSADAPAHRPEEHEAHTRADRFPHADRFGRQEGRREERRAEHRVDRREDSRPGREDRFDRQDRFDRQDRFEREEDPRRPTARLTRRTGADHGHPTLEPVATEPDPGRGPETDPDLAWERAWGRAPEPGPEPRPHQESRPRPESRPRPGTRRHGPGSDHPGHDEQPESSDEDLDLAEPALRVEEAESAAPPRSGLRALLFELSGGRINLGPSAAEVEDLERVHRIQRHLDRPLHVAFLCFKGGVGKTSTAAGVMLAMANNRADGVVVTDLNPDAGDLAERLLGERLSGIYDFAKSCREVQRRGDLGRWVVTEGRLAVLPGDEDPSPRRTVSRDDVDAAVATLERYYTVIGMDAGTSFAQPIMSGVLANADVAVVCASHSLTGARRAIDTLEWLRRHGHEDLADNAVIALADKDRTSGQLSKDRVVRWLSRHTRGLVVVPHDPHVADGRQVTYSALAPGTRRAYEEIAAMVTDLAP; this comes from the coding sequence ATGCCCAGCTCATCCACCCGCCGATACAGCGCGCCCACCCCGGTGCGCGCCGTGCCCTCCCCCGAGGGACCGCCCCAGCCTATCCCCACGGACCTGGTGCAGCAGTCACCCGTCGACGCCGACGAGGACGAGCCCATGACGGTCTCCATCCGGGACATCTTCGCCGGGGGCGCCCCGGAAGGGATCGACGAGGACCGCTCCGCGGACGCGCCCGCGCACCGGCCCGAGGAGCACGAGGCCCACACCCGCGCCGACCGCTTCCCGCACGCCGATCGCTTCGGGCGGCAGGAGGGGCGCCGCGAGGAGCGGCGGGCCGAGCACCGCGTGGACCGCCGTGAGGACTCCCGCCCCGGCCGCGAGGACCGCTTCGACCGCCAGGACCGCTTCGACCGCCAGGACCGCTTCGAGCGCGAGGAGGACCCGCGGCGCCCCACCGCCCGCCTGACGCGCCGCACCGGCGCCGACCACGGGCACCCCACCCTCGAGCCGGTCGCCACCGAGCCGGACCCGGGCCGCGGCCCCGAGACCGACCCCGACCTCGCGTGGGAGCGTGCCTGGGGCCGGGCCCCCGAGCCCGGGCCGGAGCCCCGACCGCACCAGGAGAGCCGACCACGCCCGGAGAGCCGACCACGCCCGGGGACCAGGCGGCACGGGCCCGGCAGCGATCATCCGGGACACGACGAGCAGCCCGAGAGCAGCGACGAGGACCTCGACCTCGCCGAGCCGGCCCTGCGCGTGGAGGAGGCCGAGAGCGCCGCCCCGCCCCGCAGCGGACTGCGAGCGCTCCTCTTCGAGCTGAGCGGTGGCCGGATCAACCTCGGCCCGAGCGCCGCCGAGGTCGAGGACCTGGAGCGGGTGCACCGCATCCAGCGCCACCTCGACCGCCCCCTGCACGTCGCCTTCCTGTGCTTCAAGGGCGGTGTCGGCAAGACGTCCACCGCGGCCGGCGTCATGCTCGCCATGGCCAACAACCGCGCCGACGGCGTCGTCGTCACCGACCTCAACCCCGACGCGGGAGACCTCGCCGAGCGGCTCCTCGGCGAGCGGCTCTCGGGGATCTACGACTTCGCGAAGTCCTGCCGTGAGGTGCAGCGCCGCGGCGACCTGGGCCGCTGGGTGGTCACCGAGGGGCGGCTCGCGGTGCTGCCCGGCGACGAGGATCCCAGCCCGCGACGGACGGTCTCCCGCGACGACGTGGACGCTGCCGTCGCCACCCTCGAGCGCTACTACACCGTCATCGGGATGGACGCCGGCACGAGCTTCGCCCAGCCGATCATGAGCGGGGTGCTCGCCAACGCCGACGTCGCGGTCGTCTGCGCCAGCCACTCCCTGACCGGCGCCCGCCGCGCCATCGACACCCTCGAGTGGCTGCGCCGCCACGGGCACGAGGACCTCGCGGACAACGCGGTCATCGCCCTCGCGGACAAGGACCGCACCTCCGGTCAGCTGTCCAAGGACCGCGTCGTCCGGTGGCTCAGCCGGCACACCCGCGGTCTGGTGGTCGTGCCCCACGACCCGCACGTGGCCGACGGTCGTCAGGTCACCTACAGCGCGCTGGCCCCCGGCACCCGCCGCGCCTACGAGGAGATCGCGGCCATGGTCACCGACCTGGCGCCCTGA